One part of the Acidobacteriota bacterium genome encodes these proteins:
- a CDS encoding PD40 domain-containing protein, with product MLNRLLATAAICLFFVSASYAQTKLLRFPDVFGDRVVFTYGGDLWTASTSGGTATRLTAHPGVETFAKFSPDGRWIAFTGQYDGDEQVYVVSSGGGEPKQLTFYPSRGPLAPRWGYDNQVMGWTKDGKVFFRSQRDSWSLPIARLYTVSPSGGPADVLPMPEAGSGSFSGDGTKIAYSPRFRDFRPEKRYGGGQANTLYIYDLATADVKLISDSPRSCRDAMWIGNTVYYNSDKDGKFNLWAYDTASGKTTQVTKNRDWDIRWPSSDDKDKIIYERDGELEIMDVGSKKTSRLSITVTDDGINKRVRQVSTAGRISSYGLSPKGERAVFSARGDIYTAPIEKGGTRNLTRSSDANDRFPSWAPDGKNIAYISDKSGEDEVWIAAQDGSTAPERLSTTTPGQKTGPAWSGDSKKIAFGDKDGKVYVLTVATKQVQQVVDAPNGMIQDYDWSPKGGYLAYSMQNRNGMSSIYIWSSEENKNYRVTSEMFDSGSPSWDSSGGYLYFLSSREFAPQISNSEFNYATNRMVQVYALALKKDAKNPFPPESDEVTVTEEKKEGAPTPTASPAAAAAAGAEKVDFDGIEGRATKAPLGADNYGGLSANKGNLVYSIQTPFYYGRGAESQPSVRIFSLKDRKETILVPAAAGFTLSADGSKLMTGSQGGFAVFDANPAGERSRKAVSTTGLVAEIDPVQEWNQIFNEVWRQYRDFFYAANMHGYDWSKIREDYKKWLPYVAHRSDLNYVIAEMCSELAVQHAYIDGGDYNLPPRVRVALPGARFDVDKAANRYKIGKIYGGQNEEDIYRSPFTEVGNDARVGDYVLAINGESVTADRDIYSYLRGKADSTVTFTVNSTNTLQGARTVTIRPLTSESDLIYLDWIEGNRRRVDQMSNGRVGYLHIPDMGAPGIREFIKWYYPQIRKEALVVDVRANGGGNVSRMLIERLRRKVLGVNFQKANEDGQTYPDGAFLGPMIAILNENSASDGDIFPYMFREAGLGQLVGKRSWGGVVGISNRGTLMDGGVTNVPQSALANPKGEYIIEGYGVDPDIEVENDPKSIIAGRDPQLERAIAEMMKKIATPVKLPKKPADPVKVPKN from the coding sequence ATGTTAAATCGCTTGTTGGCTACTGCAGCTATCTGTCTCTTTTTCGTTTCCGCGAGTTACGCTCAAACGAAATTGCTTCGCTTTCCTGATGTCTTCGGTGATCGTGTTGTATTTACATACGGCGGCGACCTTTGGACCGCGTCGACCAGCGGCGGCACTGCAACACGTTTGACCGCTCATCCGGGCGTTGAGACGTTTGCGAAGTTCTCACCGGACGGCAGATGGATCGCGTTTACGGGCCAATACGATGGCGACGAGCAGGTTTATGTTGTTTCGTCCGGCGGCGGCGAGCCAAAGCAGCTTACATTCTATCCTTCGCGTGGGCCGCTTGCACCGCGTTGGGGCTATGACAATCAGGTGATGGGCTGGACGAAGGACGGTAAGGTCTTTTTCCGCAGCCAGCGGGATTCGTGGTCGCTGCCGATCGCACGGCTCTATACGGTTTCGCCCAGCGGCGGCCCGGCAGATGTTTTGCCGATGCCTGAGGCTGGTTCGGGATCGTTTTCGGGTGACGGAACGAAGATCGCATATTCACCGCGTTTTCGCGATTTCCGACCTGAAAAGCGTTATGGCGGCGGACAGGCCAACACTCTCTACATTTACGATCTCGCAACCGCTGATGTAAAGCTGATCTCCGACAGTCCGCGATCGTGCCGTGATGCGATGTGGATCGGGAATACCGTCTATTACAACTCGGACAAGGACGGCAAATTCAATCTCTGGGCATACGACACAGCCAGCGGCAAGACGACACAGGTGACAAAGAATCGCGACTGGGATATTCGCTGGCCAAGCAGTGACGACAAAGACAAGATCATCTATGAACGCGACGGTGAACTCGAAATCATGGATGTTGGCTCAAAAAAGACGTCGCGGCTTTCCATTACGGTTACTGATGACGGCATCAACAAGCGAGTAAGGCAGGTCTCTACGGCCGGCAGGATCTCTTCGTACGGATTAAGCCCCAAGGGCGAACGTGCTGTATTTTCAGCACGCGGCGACATCTACACAGCACCTATCGAAAAGGGCGGCACGCGTAACCTTACGCGGTCGTCGGATGCAAACGACCGGTTTCCGTCCTGGGCGCCGGACGGCAAGAACATAGCCTACATCTCGGATAAAAGCGGCGAAGACGAAGTTTGGATCGCTGCTCAGGATGGATCGACAGCCCCCGAACGACTATCGACCACAACGCCGGGGCAAAAGACCGGGCCGGCCTGGTCCGGCGACAGCAAAAAGATCGCATTTGGCGACAAGGATGGAAAGGTCTATGTCCTGACAGTCGCGACAAAGCAGGTTCAGCAGGTCGTTGATGCACCAAACGGCATGATCCAGGACTACGATTGGTCGCCGAAAGGCGGCTACCTTGCGTATTCAATGCAGAACCGCAATGGTATGTCGTCGATCTATATTTGGAGTTCGGAAGAGAACAAGAATTATCGCGTGACGTCTGAAATGTTCGATTCCGGCAGTCCGAGTTGGGACTCGTCCGGAGGTTATCTGTATTTTCTCAGCTCGCGTGAATTTGCTCCGCAGATCTCGAATTCAGAGTTCAATTATGCAACGAACCGCATGGTCCAGGTTTACGCGTTGGCTCTGAAAAAGGACGCCAAGAACCCTTTTCCGCCCGAAAGCGACGAAGTGACCGTGACCGAAGAGAAGAAAGAAGGTGCTCCGACGCCTACTGCTTCGCCTGCGGCCGCAGCCGCTGCCGGTGCGGAAAAGGTCGATTTTGACGGAATCGAGGGCCGCGCCACCAAGGCACCGCTCGGAGCAGACAACTACGGAGGGCTCTCGGCCAACAAGGGCAATCTGGTCTATTCGATCCAGACACCGTTCTACTATGGCCGAGGAGCCGAGTCACAGCCGTCCGTGCGTATTTTCTCGTTGAAAGATCGGAAAGAAACAATATTGGTGCCTGCAGCCGCCGGATTTACATTGTCGGCAGATGGCAGCAAGCTGATGACCGGTTCGCAGGGCGGCTTTGCGGTTTTCGATGCCAATCCGGCGGGCGAACGCTCGCGCAAGGCTGTTTCGACGACCGGACTGGTGGCTGAGATCGATCCTGTTCAGGAATGGAATCAGATCTTTAACGAGGTTTGGCGGCAGTATAGGGATTTCTTCTACGCCGCAAATATGCACGGTTATGATTGGTCGAAGATCCGTGAAGATTACAAGAAATGGCTGCCGTATGTCGCTCACCGTTCTGATCTAAACTACGTGATCGCGGAAATGTGTTCGGAACTGGCAGTTCAGCACGCGTACATCGATGGCGGCGACTACAATTTACCTCCGCGAGTTCGTGTTGCATTGCCTGGGGCCAGGTTTGATGTCGATAAGGCGGCGAATCGATACAAAATAGGCAAGATCTACGGCGGCCAGAACGAAGAGGACATTTATCGCTCACCGTTCACCGAAGTCGGCAATGACGCTCGGGTCGGAGATTATGTGCTCGCAATCAATGGCGAAAGTGTGACGGCCGATCGCGATATCTATTCATATCTTCGCGGGAAAGCCGACAGTACCGTGACATTTACTGTAAATAGTACCAACACGCTGCAGGGGGCCCGAACCGTGACGATCCGGCCGCTCACCAGTGAATCTGATCTCATTTATCTTGATTGGATAGAGGGAAACCGACGCCGCGTCGATCAAATGTCGAATGGGCGTGTCGGTTATCTGCATATTCCCGATATGGGAGCACCGGGCATCCGGGAGTTTATCAAATGGTATTATCCGCAGATCAGGAAAGAGGCTCTCGTCGTTGACGTTCGTGCGAACGGCGGCGGTAATGTGTCGCGAATGCTGATCGAGCGATTGCGTCGAAAGGTTCTTGGCGTGAATTTTCAGAAAGCTAATGAGGACGGACAAACCTACCCCGATGGAGCATTCCTCGGGCCGATGATCGCAATATTGAATGAGAATTCGGCATCGGACGGCGATATTTTCCCGTATATGTTTCGTGAAGCGGGTCTCGGACAGCTTGTCGGTAAACGGAGCTGGGGCGGTGTTGTCGGTATTTCGAACCGCGGAACCCTCATGGACGGCGGCGTAACAAACGTTCCGCAATCGGCACTCGCAAACCCGAAAGGCGAATATATTATCGAAGGTTACGGCGTCGATCCGGACATCGAGGTCGAAAATGACCCGAAATCGATCATCGCCGGCCGCGATCCGCAACTCGAACGTGCGATCGCTGAAATGATGAAAAAGATCGCAACTCCGGTCAAGCTGCCGAAGAAACCGGCCGATCCGGTCAAGGTGCCAAAAAACTAA
- a CDS encoding ABC transporter ATP-binding protein: protein MPELLEVTDLQTQFPTRAGLVKAVDGVSFTIGEGELLGLVGESGCGKSITALSIMRLISKPGKISGGSIKFKGEELTTAATERLREIRGNDIAMIFQDPMTSLNPVFTVGEQIAEALRLHRKLDRKAAWAAAIEAMKEVSIPSPERRVKDYPHQLSGGMRQRVMIAMALACDPELLIADEPTTALDVTIQAQILELLDELRRTRKLAVLLITHDLGVVAEVADRVCVMYTGKIVEESGVDELFENPKHPYTKGLLRSVPKLTEIGSTKSERLKTIDGTVPSPTNLPNGCHFAPRCSQRLDICNRGEIPLLPLGNDVKVRCVLYDERLKFQIGKERTLTAAQ from the coding sequence ATGCCGGAGCTGCTGGAAGTTACAGATCTGCAAACGCAGTTCCCGACCCGTGCGGGACTCGTAAAAGCCGTTGACGGTGTAAGTTTCACCATCGGCGAGGGCGAACTGCTGGGGTTGGTCGGCGAGTCGGGCTGCGGAAAATCGATAACGGCGCTGTCGATAATGCGTTTGATCTCAAAGCCGGGAAAGATATCAGGCGGTTCGATCAAATTCAAAGGCGAAGAACTGACGACGGCGGCGACGGAGCGTTTGAGGGAGATCCGCGGCAATGACATTGCCATGATCTTTCAGGATCCGATGACTTCGCTCAATCCTGTTTTCACGGTCGGCGAGCAGATCGCTGAGGCTCTGCGGCTGCATCGAAAGCTTGACCGAAAAGCGGCATGGGCGGCGGCGATCGAGGCGATGAAGGAGGTTTCGATACCTTCGCCCGAGCGTCGCGTAAAGGACTATCCGCACCAGCTTTCAGGCGGTATGCGCCAGCGTGTAATGATCGCAATGGCCTTGGCGTGTGACCCTGAACTGCTCATCGCCGATGAGCCGACAACTGCCTTAGATGTAACGATTCAGGCACAGATACTTGAACTACTGGATGAACTTCGCAGAACCCGAAAGCTCGCTGTTTTGCTCATCACTCATGATCTCGGCGTAGTCGCTGAGGTCGCCGACCGTGTCTGTGTGATGTACACCGGCAAGATCGTCGAAGAATCGGGCGTTGATGAGCTGTTCGAGAATCCGAAACATCCCTACACCAAAGGTCTACTGCGATCCGTACCGAAGTTGACTGAGATCGGCTCAACAAAATCTGAACGGCTTAAGACGATCGACGGAACGGTTCCGAGCCCGACAAATCTGCCGAACGGCTGTCATTTTGCACCGCGATGCTCGCAGCGTTTGGATATTTGCAATAGGGGTGAGATCCCGCTGCTTCCGCTCGGAAATGACGTAAAGGTCCGCTGTGTTTTATACGACGAAAGGCTAAAATTTCAGATCGGGAAAGAACGTACTCTTACCGCCGCTCAATAG